The Acidobacteriota bacterium genomic sequence GGGGAGGCCCGCGAAATTCAGAAGGTCGGTCCACTCCTTCGAGCTGCTTCCGACCCTGCGGGCGATGCAGTCGAGGAGTGTCTCGAGGCGCGTCGCCCCTGGCTGGATCAGATCGTCGTGATCGCAGGATGCATCGATCGCCGAGACCCTCCCGTCGGAGTCCAGCCGGAGGAGGATCGTCGTACCTCCTGCGCGAAAAATCTCGGGCTTGCCCGGTGTCAGCTCCGAAAGACTCGTAGTCCGGTAGAAGTTGTCATCGAAGGCCGTCGACACGAGTGAGTCTACCAGTGGTGAGGAGATCCGGATCGGCCAGATGACTGCCTGCGCCCGAGGATGCCGCGAACCGGAGATGAAATCCGGATGATCGAAAGAGTTCCAGTGAGGAGTAGGTGGTGCCCAGAGACGGAATCGAACCGCCGACACGAGGATTTTCAGTCCTCTGCTCTACCAACTGAGCTATCTGGGCATCAACGTCGCGGAGACCGGATCGATCTCGAACGTGGCACTCTAACCCGGCGGGAACGACTCAATATTTCTCGCATCTCGCTCGAACGGGCGCACCGCCGCGTGGTGCCGGAAAGGCCATCGGAATATACTGCCGCGGGTTCGTGGCCATGTCGTCTGATCTCGGTGAATTCGAATCGCTGCTGGAGTACGTTTTCCAGGACCGCTCCCTTCTCGTACGGGCGCTCACCCACCGTTCCCACGCGCACGAATCGAAGGAAGATCGCGATAATGAGACCTACGAGTTCCTGGGAGACTCGGTGCTGGGATTTGTGGTGGGCGACGAGCTTTTTCACCGATTTCCCACCGTGGACGAGGGGACGCTGTCCAAGATGAAGGCATTCCTCGTGAGCGCGCGAAGCCTTTCGAAAAAGGCCGAGGCGATCCGTATGGGAGAGTTCGTCCGGCTGGGAATCGGTGAGGAGCGGTCGGGCGGCAGGGTCAAGAAGTCGCTTCTCGCCAATCTTTACGAGGCGGTCGTGGCTGCAATCTATCTCGATGGGGGAATCGACGCGGCGCGGAAGTTCATCCTCCGTACGTTTGGTCCCCATCTGGACCAGGTGACCGAGAGCGACCTGCTGTTCCACGACTACAAGACGGCGCTGCAGGAGGCTGCTCAGAGCCGTGGGTGGGAACTTCCGAGTTACGAAGTGCTCTCGGAGCTCGGTCCGGATCATTCGAAGACCTTCGTCGTTGCGGTCGACGTCGGAGAGATGAAGGCCGAAGGGCGTGCATCCTCGAAGAAGGAGGCGCAGCAGCGAGCCGCCCGGGTCGCGCTTGCTCAGCTCCAAGCGTCGAACGGAGAGCAGCGCTGAGACGCGCCGGATACCTGCTGCTCGTCGCGTTGGCGGCCGTCGGGATGGCCGGGCAGGACGACGACCGCAACGCTCTCGAGCGATTGCGGGAGGAGATCAGCGCGCTCGACCGGAATCTGCAGCAACTGCGCGGCCGGGCGTCCACTGAGCGGGACCGGCTCGGTGATCTCGAGGATGAGATCGCCGTGCAGGCCCGTCAGCTCGAGGCAGCAGAAAGGGCGATCGAGGAGATCGAGCGTGACCGGCTCCGGGGGGAGCAACGGCTCGCCGAGCTGACGGCGAGACGGGAGTCACAGCGAGCGGCCCTGGAACGGCGGATGGTCGCCCTCTACAAGATGGGAGATCTGAGCTATTTGCGGCTTCTCCTCTCCGGGGATCTCGACCCCGCAGCGCTCGGAATGCTGAACTATCTCGTCAAA encodes the following:
- the rnc gene encoding ribonuclease III — protein: MSSDLGEFESLLEYVFQDRSLLVRALTHRSHAHESKEDRDNETYEFLGDSVLGFVVGDELFHRFPTVDEGTLSKMKAFLVSARSLSKKAEAIRMGEFVRLGIGEERSGGRVKKSLLANLYEAVVAAIYLDGGIDAARKFILRTFGPHLDQVTESDLLFHDYKTALQEAAQSRGWELPSYEVLSELGPDHSKTFVVAVDVGEMKAEGRASSKKEAQQRAARVALAQLQASNGEQR